In a genomic window of Stegostoma tigrinum isolate sSteTig4 chromosome 43, sSteTig4.hap1, whole genome shotgun sequence:
- the LOC125449118 gene encoding zinc finger protein 239-like isoform X1, giving the protein MFHTGKKHVSSVCGRVSENSFEMSKRQHSQTMESTLKCVDCGKVFLYPCQLEIHQRSHTGEKPFTCSDCGKRFARSSDMFKHQRVHAGDKPFICSDCEKRFSQSSELLRHQRVHTGEKPFTCSVCGKGFSQSSSLQEHKRFHTGEKPFTCSECGKGFTHSSNLLIHQRAHTGEKPFTCSECGKGFTRSSNLLIHQRIHTGQRPFNCSECGKGFTCSSKLLVHQRIHTGEKPFTCSDCGKGFTRSPSLLIHQRVHSGQRPFTCSECGKAFTQATHLLIHQRVHTGEKPFTCSDCGKGFTRSSNLLIHQRVHSGERPFSCSDCGKEFTHSSNLLLHQRVHTGEKPFTCSECGKGFTRSSNLLTHQQIHKEPQF; this is encoded by the coding sequence ATGTTTCACACTGGCAAGAAGCACGTATcgtctgtgtgtgggagggtcAGTGAAAATTCATTTGAAATGTCCAAACGCCAGCACAGTCAAACTATGGAGAGCACGTTGAAATGTGTGGATTGCGGGAAGGTCTTTCTTTATCCATGCCAGCTGGAAATtcaccaacgcagtcacactggggagaagccgttcacctgctctgattgtgggaagCGATTTGCTCGGTCGTCTGACATGTTcaaacaccagcgagttcacgcaGGGGATAAACcgttcatttgctctgattgtgAGAAGCGATTCAGTCAGTCATCCgaactgctgagacaccagcgagttcacactggggagaaaccattcacctgctctgtgtgtgggaagggattcagtcAGTCATCCAGTCTGCAGGAACACAAGCGatttcacactggggagaaaccattcacctgttctgaatgtgggaaaggatttacTCACTCATCTAACCTGCTAATACACCAGCGAGCTCACACGGGGGAGAAACCATTtacctgttctgagtgtgggaaaggattcactcgatCATCAAacctgctgatacaccagcggATTCACACTGGGCAGAGACCATTCAATtgctctgaatgtgggaaaggattcacttgctcatccaaacTGTTGGTGCATCAAAgaattcacacaggagagaaaccatttacctgttctgactgtgggaagggattcactagGTCACCCAGCTTACTGATACATCAGCGAGTTCACAGTGGACagagaccattcacttgttctgagtgtgggaaagcattcactcaggcAACTCACCTGCTAATTCACCAACGGGTTCACACCGGAGaaaaaccattcacctgctctgactgtgggaagggattcactcggtcatccaacctgctgatacatcagcgagttcactccggggagagaccattctcCTGTTCTgattgtgggaaggaattcactcaCTCGTCTAATTTACTGCtgcaccagcgagttcacactggggagaaaccattcacctgctccgagtgtggaaagggattcaccaGGTCATCCAacctgttaacacaccagcaaattcacaaaGAACCACAGTTTTGA